From the Clostridium cagae genome, the window TCAGCTTGTACGACTTGGGCTCTTCCCATTTCTGCTCCATCTTTGGTTACATAGGAATTCAATGAAATATTCATTGCTTTAAAAGGAGCCACTTTAAACTCTTCATTTTTTAATACTCGACATAGTGCTGCTACTAAAGTACTCTTTCCTACTGAAGATGCTGTCCCTAAAAACATTATATTTTTTTTATTCATACTACCCTCCAAAACCATCTTTTGCAGTTTCTAATAAAATACTTTAACTGCTTATTTTATTATTAAATATCCATAGTTATCTGAATTTTGCTTTTCTATTATTCAAAATTCTACCTTGTTATTAAATATAGGTCTATTATATACGAATTTATGATATTGTCCATTTTTGCCACTATATAAATTTACAAACTTTAAATTTTCCACCCTTACCTCTTTGTCTTTAGATTTATTTTTAAATTCTATTCGTTATCACCAAGTATATTTTTTATGCAACAAATTAACTTAGCATTATCTTCCCTACTTTTTACTGCTACTCTATAATAATACTCATTTAACCCATCATAGTTACTACAACTTCTTATTAAAACATTGTATTTTAATAGTTCTGATTTTAAATTAATATCTAAATTACTTTTAAAAAATATAAAATTCACACTAGGTTCATATACATTTAAGTTTTTAAATGTCTTTAGACTATTATATAGGAAAGCTTTTTCTTTTTCCATATATTGTATTGTTTTTCTCATGTAATTTTTATCGTGCAAAGAAACTCTAGTTGCTACATCAGCCAGTATATTTATATTCCAAGCTGGAGTTATCTTATAAACCTCACTTATAAAATCTTTGTTTGAACATACCCCATACCCTATTCTCAATCCTGGCATTGCAAAAAATTTAGTAAGAGACTTTAGTATAATTAAATTATCAAAAGTTTCTATAGTACTAACCATTGAAATATCTTCTGTTATAAAATCCATAAAAGACTCATCAATTAAAACTGTACTATTATTTTCTTTAGACTTTATTAAAATTTTCATTAATAATTCTCTATTTGTTAATACTCCTGTTGGATTATTAGGGTTACATATAAAAATTAAGTCAATTTCTTCTGTAATTTTATCTAAAATATCCTCACATATTTTAAAAGAATTATTTTCACTCATTTTATATAGTTCAACTTTTGAATTTACACATTCTACAGCTTCTTTATATTCTGAAAAAGTTGGTACAGGTATTAATACTTTTTTAGGCTTTAATGCTTTAACTATATTAAATAATACTTCTGCTGCACCATTTCCTAACATTAAATAAGATTCATTAATATTTTCATATTCAGATATTGATTTTTTTAATTCCATATAGCTTATATCTGGATATTTTTTTATTTCCTCCATTGAATCTATTATAGCTCTCTTTACTTTACTTGACATACCTAAAGGATTAATATTTGATGAAAAATCTATTATATTATTGTAATCAATTCCTTTTTTTCTTGCTATCTCTTTTATATTTCCACCATGTCCTGTATTAGCCATAGATATGTCCTCCAATAAAAATTAATATAATTGATAATATGTATGATAAAATAGCACTACAGTAAAGTACTTTTGACGTTTTGTCCACATCCAAAACCTCTATTTCCTTAATACTCTCTCCTATAGTTTGCTTTTTAACTAATTTTCCAAAATAGTAGTTTTCTCCTCCAAGCTGAACTCCTAATATACCTGCCATTGCAGCTTCTGGATGAGCACTATTAGGACTTGAATGATTATATCTATCTCTTTTATATATTTTAAAACTATATTTATAATCATACCCTAAAATCATAGCTGATAATACTATTAAAACCCCTGTGATTCTTGCTGGAATATAATTAAATACATCATCTAGTTTTGCAGAAAAATATCCAAACTCCATATATTTATCATTTTTATATCCAAACATAGAATCTAAAGTATTTACTGCTTTATATGCCATAGCTAATGGTGCACCTCCAAGTCCTGCATAAAAAATTGGTGCTATAATTCCATCTGACATATTTTCTGCAATTGTCTCTATTACAGCTCTTATTATATCTTGTTTATCTAAATTTTCAGTATCTCTTCCTACTATAAATGATAATTGCTTTCTTGCAGCTTTAATATCATCTTTTCTAACTAATGAAATAACTTTATATCCTTCTGTCACTAATCCTTTAGCAGAAATACAGAAATATATTACCACTCCCCCTAAAAATATCCCTAAATACTTATTAAAATCACTTACAATCTTTAATATAAAAAAATTAATTAAAAATGTAATACTTATAACTATTAACCAAGTAAGAAGACCACCTATCTTTAGGCACTTCTTAAATAACTTTCTAGTTAACTTTTCTAATTTACTAGCAAAATTTCCAATTATTCTAACTGGATGTATTGGATTTTCTGGATCTCCAATTATTAGATCTAAAAAAAATCCAATAGTTAATTCTATCATTCTATAAACCACCCTTAATATATATTATATTTTAATTTTAGGCTAAGTTTAATTGTGTAATTTAGGTTTGCTTATTCATATATCAACACACATTTAAAACTGCCTCTATTATTTTAAAATTATATTTTAAAAATTTCTTTAACACTAATTATTTTCATATTATTTTCTAGTGATATGACAAGTTTATATCCATCTCCACCTTGTGGTTGCCACTCTATAAAACTTTTTTTATTATCATATAATTCTTCTAATAACATTCCTATAGTGCCTCCATGCAAAACTACTAAAGCACTTTTTATATTTTCATCACTTAATTCACACACTAAATTATAAAATCCTGTTAAAATTCTTTCTTTAAATTCTTTTTTACTCTCACCATTAGGACATCTAACTTCTCCAACTTCATCCATAATCCACTCTTGATATTTAGGATTTTCTTTTAAGTCTTCATAAGATTTCAATTCAAATTCACCAAAATTATATTCACATAATTCTGGTATTAAATCATATTCTTCATTTGGATATAAAAGTTCGAATGTTTCATTGGTTCTCTTTAGACCACTAGTAAAATATTTTTCACAT encodes:
- the cobD gene encoding threonine-phosphate decarboxylase CobD → MANTGHGGNIKEIARKKGIDYNNIIDFSSNINPLGMSSKVKRAIIDSMEEIKKYPDISYMELKKSISEYENINESYLMLGNGAAEVLFNIVKALKPKKVLIPVPTFSEYKEAVECVNSKVELYKMSENNSFKICEDILDKITEEIDLIFICNPNNPTGVLTNRELLMKILIKSKENNSTVLIDESFMDFITEDISMVSTIETFDNLIILKSLTKFFAMPGLRIGYGVCSNKDFISEVYKITPAWNINILADVATRVSLHDKNYMRKTIQYMEKEKAFLYNSLKTFKNLNVYEPSVNFIFFKSNLDINLKSELLKYNVLIRSCSNYDGLNEYYYRVAVKSREDNAKLICCIKNILGDNE
- the cbiB gene encoding adenosylcobinamide-phosphate synthase CbiB translates to MIELTIGFFLDLIIGDPENPIHPVRIIGNFASKLEKLTRKLFKKCLKIGGLLTWLIVISITFLINFFILKIVSDFNKYLGIFLGGVVIYFCISAKGLVTEGYKVISLVRKDDIKAARKQLSFIVGRDTENLDKQDIIRAVIETIAENMSDGIIAPIFYAGLGGAPLAMAYKAVNTLDSMFGYKNDKYMEFGYFSAKLDDVFNYIPARITGVLIVLSAMILGYDYKYSFKIYKRDRYNHSSPNSAHPEAAMAGILGVQLGGENYYFGKLVKKQTIGESIKEIEVLDVDKTSKVLYCSAILSYILSIILIFIGGHIYG
- a CDS encoding histidine phosphatase family protein, whose product is MSKIELYLIRHGKTYCNKERLYYGKTDVSLCDEGIMDLIYKKKNNGYPLCEKYFTSGLKRTNETFELLYPNEEYDLIPELCEYNFGEFELKSYEDLKENPKYQEWIMDEVGEVRCPNGESKKEFKERILTGFYNLVCELSDENIKSALVVLHGGTIGMLLEELYDNKKSFIEWQPQGGDGYKLVISLENNMKIISVKEIFKI